A section of the Candidatus Eisenbacteria bacterium genome encodes:
- a CDS encoding T9SS type A sorting domain-containing protein: MRAPRPILLLAAALLGLAVAGARVASAAATITIVNADGAGEGFNDATPAAPVGGNPGTTIGAQRLYVFQHAANIWGGILTSPIAIQVNAKFDPLTCTATTGVLGSAGPASLVRDFPAAPFTGTWYHIALANKLAGSDLSASYDINATFNSSVGGVACLPTGWYYGVDGNEGSQLELLPVVLHELGHGLGFSTTTSGSTGNYNSGFPGTFDHFLFDNSTGLHWNEMSAAQRAASAVSCAGLAFDGIATTGAAPARLGQAPVLTLTSPPGIAGDYDVGSAGFGPPLSGSPVTGPVALVNDGVGTVTDGCEALVPGSLSGQIALIDRGTCGFVVKVKNAQDAGAIGVIVADNVAGCPPAGMGGTDPTITIPSVRVTLADGNLIKANLGSGVSATMWVSPTRMAGADGVGRLRMYAPVPYASGSSVSHFDVSAEPSLLMEPAISNSLSNDVDLTVNAFHDIGWFAGVTGIGDAPPRVAVGFAGFSPNPTRSASAAVFDLASGENVDLSVYDFLGRLVARVASGHMTAGRHRVEWNGRDSSGRRVASGIYHCRLRTASFTDSRTVVVVR; this comes from the coding sequence ATGCGCGCCCCACGCCCGATCCTGCTTCTCGCCGCCGCGCTTCTGGGCCTGGCCGTGGCTGGCGCCCGGGTCGCTTCCGCCGCCGCCACCATCACCATCGTCAACGCCGACGGCGCGGGCGAGGGATTCAACGACGCCACGCCGGCCGCGCCGGTGGGCGGCAACCCCGGCACCACCATCGGCGCGCAGCGCCTGTACGTGTTCCAGCACGCCGCCAACATCTGGGGTGGCATCCTGACCAGCCCCATCGCCATCCAGGTCAACGCGAAGTTCGATCCGCTCACGTGCACCGCCACCACCGGGGTGCTGGGCAGCGCCGGGCCCGCCAGCCTGGTGCGCGACTTCCCCGCGGCCCCGTTCACGGGCACCTGGTATCACATCGCCCTGGCCAACAAGCTGGCCGGCAGCGACCTTTCCGCGAGCTACGACATCAACGCGACCTTCAACTCCAGCGTGGGCGGGGTCGCGTGCCTGCCGACCGGGTGGTACTACGGCGTGGACGGCAACGAGGGTTCGCAGCTCGAGCTGCTGCCGGTGGTGCTGCACGAGCTGGGGCACGGGCTGGGCTTCAGCACCACCACCAGCGGAAGCACCGGCAACTACAACAGCGGGTTCCCCGGCACGTTCGACCACTTCCTGTTCGACAACTCCACCGGGTTGCACTGGAACGAGATGAGCGCTGCGCAGCGCGCCGCCTCGGCCGTCAGCTGCGCGGGACTGGCCTTCGACGGGATCGCCACCACCGGCGCGGCCCCGGCGCGCCTGGGACAGGCCCCGGTGCTGACGCTCACCAGCCCGCCGGGCATTGCCGGGGACTACGACGTGGGCAGCGCCGGCTTCGGGCCGCCGCTCTCCGGCAGCCCGGTCACGGGCCCGGTGGCGCTGGTGAACGACGGCGTGGGCACCGTCACCGACGGCTGCGAGGCGCTGGTGCCGGGCAGCCTCTCGGGGCAGATCGCGCTGATCGACCGCGGCACCTGCGGCTTCGTGGTCAAGGTGAAGAACGCCCAGGACGCCGGTGCCATCGGGGTGATCGTGGCCGACAACGTGGCCGGCTGCCCGCCCGCGGGGATGGGCGGCACCGATCCCACCATCACCATCCCCTCGGTGCGCGTCACGCTCGCCGACGGGAACCTGATCAAGGCCAACCTGGGCTCGGGCGTCTCGGCCACGATGTGGGTAAGCCCCACGCGCATGGCCGGCGCAGACGGGGTGGGCCGGCTGCGCATGTATGCGCCCGTCCCCTACGCTTCCGGTTCCTCGGTCTCGCACTTCGATGTCAGCGCCGAGCCCTCGCTGCTCATGGAGCCGGCCATCTCCAACTCGCTCTCGAACGACGTGGACCTGACGGTAAACGCGTTCCACGACATCGGCTGGTTCGCCGGGGTGACCGGAATCGGCGATGCGCCGCCGCGCGTGGCCGTGGGTTTCGCGGGCTTCTCGCCCAACCCCACGCGCTCGGCGAGCGCCGCGGTGTTCGACCTGGCGAGCGGGGAGAACGTGGACCTGTCGGTGTACGACTTCCTGGGCCGCCTGGTGGCCCGGGTGGCCAGCGGGCATATGACCGCCGGCCGGCACCGCGTGGAGTGGAACGGCCGCGACAGCAGCGGCCGCCGCGTGGCCTCCGGGATCTATCACTGCCGGCTGCGGACGGCGAGCTTCACGGATTCGCGGACGGTGGTGGTGGTGAGGTAG
- a CDS encoding adenylosuccinate lyase → MIDRYTRPGMGHVFSEAHKYELWLAVELAMCEAREAEGAVPDGTAARIRAAARVNPRRVAEIEAVTRHDVIAFLTAVAESVGPESRFLHWGMTSSDLLDTALSLQLREAGALLVSGCQELLEALAARAREHRRTVMVGRTHGMHAEPTTFGLKLLGHYHSLRHDLERLERAVAFISAGKFSGAVGTLAQLSPALEEAACARLRLTPAPVTTQVIARDRHAEFLSAIAFVGASLERLALEVRHLQRTEVGEVEEPFVKGQKGSSAMPHKRNPIHAERLCGLSRLLRAHANVGLENIPLWHERDISHSSAERVILPDSCITLDYMLHVATELVRGLVVRPERMRANLDASRGLVFSEGVLLALVDAGLAREAAYTLVQGAAMRTLEESAAGSARNFLDHLSDSADVVRLVPRERLAKLFDLDHALRHVDALFERVLR, encoded by the coding sequence ATGATTGACCGCTACACCCGGCCCGGGATGGGCCACGTCTTCAGCGAAGCCCACAAGTACGAACTGTGGCTCGCGGTGGAGCTCGCCATGTGCGAGGCCCGCGAGGCCGAGGGCGCCGTGCCGGATGGCACCGCTGCGCGAATCCGTGCCGCGGCGCGCGTGAACCCCCGGCGCGTGGCCGAGATCGAAGCCGTCACCCGCCACGACGTGATCGCCTTTCTCACCGCGGTGGCCGAGTCCGTGGGCCCCGAGTCCCGCTTCCTGCACTGGGGCATGACCTCCTCCGACCTGCTGGACACCGCACTCTCGCTGCAGTTGCGCGAGGCGGGCGCGCTGCTCGTCTCCGGCTGCCAGGAGCTGCTGGAGGCACTGGCGGCGCGCGCGCGGGAGCACCGCCGCACGGTCATGGTGGGCCGCACCCACGGCATGCACGCGGAGCCCACCACCTTCGGGCTCAAGCTGCTGGGTCACTATCACTCGCTGCGCCACGACCTGGAGCGGCTCGAACGGGCGGTGGCGTTCATCTCCGCGGGCAAGTTCTCCGGAGCGGTGGGCACGCTGGCGCAGCTCTCCCCGGCACTCGAGGAGGCCGCCTGCGCCCGGTTGCGCCTCACGCCCGCGCCGGTCACCACCCAGGTGATCGCGCGCGACCGCCACGCCGAGTTCCTTTCCGCGATCGCATTCGTGGGCGCCTCGCTGGAGCGACTGGCCCTGGAAGTGCGCCACCTCCAGCGCACCGAGGTGGGCGAGGTGGAGGAGCCGTTCGTCAAGGGCCAGAAGGGCTCCTCGGCCATGCCGCACAAGCGCAACCCGATCCACGCCGAGCGGCTGTGCGGGTTGAGCCGGCTGCTGCGCGCCCACGCGAACGTGGGGCTGGAGAATATCCCGCTGTGGCACGAGCGGGACATCTCGCACTCCTCCGCGGAGCGCGTGATCCTGCCGGACAGCTGCATCACGCTGGACTACATGCTGCACGTGGCCACCGAGCTGGTGCGCGGCCTGGTGGTGCGCCCCGAACGGATGCGCGCCAACCTGGACGCCTCGCGCGGCCTGGTGTTCTCCGAGGGCGTGCTGCTGGCGCTGGTGGACGCCGGCCTGGCGCGCGAGGCGGCCTACACGCTGGTGCAGGGCGCCGCCATGCGCACGCTCGAGGAGTCCGCCGCGGGAAGCGCGCGCAACTTCCTGGACCATCTCTCCGATTCGGCGGACGTGGTGCGGCTCGTTCCACGGGAGCGCCTGGCGAAGCTATTCGACCTGGACCACGCCCTGAGGCACGTGGATGCCCTCTTCGAGCGGGTCCTCCGCTGA
- the purL gene encoding phosphoribosylformylglycinamidine synthase subunit PurL, translating to MPSSSGSSAELQARVTGLDDAALERSLRGRGLNLKLHEARRLASELGRDPSWAELFLFDAMWSEHCSYKSTRHLLKRYLPTGAPHVILGPGEDSGVIRVDTNDGPYAVVMAHESHNHPSQVLPHEGAATGVGGILRDVACMGAEVVGVMDGLRFGDLDGPNAARVREVARGVVEGVAHYGDAVGVPNLGGDAEFSPVFDENVLVNVVSLGVCREGEIVRSRVPAAARREPYELVLVGKPTDSSGLGGASFASVTLTGEAESMGAVQLPDPFLKRVLLVAQAEVLKRAREAGLEIGYKDLGAGGIGCAGSEIAAAGGFGVELDFDRETLVPPGLASEFALVAETQERFAWAVPASFAPEVLRIYNEQYSLPELYPGAGARVLGRFEGHGRFVVRRAGQVVVDVPNELITAGISVRHPAKRRPPLPPVTMEALPAALADPAALLKRWAASRRGASRRPLFRFYDSEVQGRAVLRAGEADAGVFLLRWGGPEAVAVTVDGDPGRLEADPAGGAAAAVCEVARNLVAAGAAPRALTDCLNFGNPEHPEVMGDLEEALRGLGEAARAVGSEWEGGAFTALPYISGNVSLYNQRSGGRNITPTPIVAGVGVLADLGRATTPRLKTAGDVLVFLGRRRGMFSGSWAAAEAGLPERGALPAPSEAGAQARAEITLVLAGIGEGRISAAHDVAEGGVLWTAFEMCLPFASERCMGLDMSAPYESWMLEEGCGFLLEMAPSALPVLARQAAAAGLEAFEVARVTATGRIRFATSRDADVKALAALRADGLGDIFP from the coding sequence ATGCCCTCTTCGAGCGGGTCCTCCGCTGAGCTCCAGGCCCGCGTGACGGGCCTGGACGACGCCGCGCTGGAGCGCTCGCTCCGCGGCCGCGGGCTCAATCTGAAACTGCACGAAGCCCGCCGCCTGGCCTCCGAGCTGGGCCGCGATCCCTCGTGGGCCGAGCTGTTCCTCTTCGACGCCATGTGGAGCGAGCACTGCTCCTACAAGAGCACCCGCCACCTGCTCAAGCGATACCTGCCCACCGGGGCGCCCCACGTGATCCTGGGCCCCGGCGAGGACTCCGGCGTGATCCGCGTGGACACCAACGACGGCCCCTACGCCGTGGTGATGGCCCACGAGAGCCACAATCATCCGTCCCAGGTCCTGCCCCACGAGGGCGCGGCCACCGGCGTGGGAGGGATCCTCCGTGACGTGGCGTGCATGGGGGCCGAGGTCGTGGGCGTGATGGACGGGCTGCGCTTCGGGGACCTCGACGGTCCCAACGCCGCGCGCGTGCGCGAGGTGGCGCGTGGCGTGGTGGAAGGAGTGGCGCACTACGGCGACGCGGTGGGCGTGCCCAACCTGGGAGGTGACGCGGAGTTCTCGCCGGTGTTCGACGAGAACGTGCTGGTGAACGTGGTCTCGCTGGGGGTGTGCCGCGAGGGCGAGATCGTGCGCAGCCGCGTGCCGGCCGCCGCGCGGCGCGAGCCCTACGAGCTGGTGCTGGTGGGAAAGCCCACCGATTCCAGCGGCCTGGGGGGGGCGTCGTTCGCTTCGGTGACGCTCACGGGCGAGGCCGAGAGCATGGGTGCGGTGCAGCTGCCCGACCCGTTCCTCAAGCGGGTGCTGCTGGTGGCGCAGGCGGAGGTGCTCAAGCGCGCGCGCGAGGCGGGCCTCGAGATCGGCTACAAGGACCTGGGCGCCGGCGGGATCGGCTGCGCGGGCTCGGAGATCGCCGCGGCGGGCGGCTTCGGCGTGGAACTGGATTTCGACCGCGAGACCCTGGTGCCGCCGGGGCTGGCCTCGGAGTTCGCGCTGGTGGCCGAGACGCAGGAGCGCTTCGCGTGGGCCGTGCCCGCCTCCTTCGCGCCCGAGGTGCTGCGGATCTACAACGAGCAGTACTCGCTTCCGGAGCTGTATCCGGGCGCGGGCGCGCGGGTGCTGGGGCGGTTCGAAGGCCACGGTCGCTTCGTGGTGCGCCGCGCCGGGCAGGTGGTGGTGGACGTGCCCAACGAGCTGATCACCGCGGGGATTTCCGTGCGGCATCCGGCGAAGCGGCGCCCGCCGCTGCCTCCGGTCACGATGGAGGCCCTCCCGGCGGCGCTGGCCGATCCGGCGGCGCTGCTGAAGCGCTGGGCCGCCTCGCGCCGCGGCGCCTCGCGCCGGCCGCTGTTCCGCTTCTACGACTCCGAGGTGCAGGGCCGCGCGGTGCTGCGCGCGGGCGAGGCCGATGCGGGCGTGTTCCTGCTGCGCTGGGGCGGGCCCGAAGCGGTGGCGGTGACCGTGGATGGCGACCCCGGCCGCCTGGAGGCCGATCCCGCCGGCGGAGCCGCGGCGGCGGTGTGCGAGGTGGCCCGCAACCTGGTGGCCGCCGGCGCGGCTCCCCGGGCGCTCACCGACTGCCTCAATTTCGGAAACCCCGAACACCCCGAGGTGATGGGCGACCTGGAAGAGGCGCTGCGGGGGCTGGGCGAAGCGGCTCGGGCGGTGGGCAGCGAGTGGGAGGGTGGGGCTTTCACGGCACTGCCGTACATCTCGGGCAACGTCAGCCTGTACAACCAGCGCAGCGGAGGGCGCAACATCACGCCCACGCCGATCGTGGCGGGCGTGGGCGTGCTCGCGGACCTGGGGCGCGCCACCACGCCGCGGCTCAAGACAGCCGGCGACGTGCTGGTGTTCCTGGGCCGGCGGCGCGGGATGTTCAGCGGCTCGTGGGCCGCCGCCGAGGCGGGCCTGCCGGAGCGCGGCGCGCTTCCGGCGCCGTCGGAGGCCGGCGCGCAGGCCCGGGCGGAGATCACCCTGGTGCTCGCGGGGATCGGGGAAGGCCGGATCTCGGCCGCGCACGACGTGGCCGAGGGCGGCGTGTTGTGGACGGCGTTCGAAATGTGCCTGCCCTTCGCCTCGGAGCGGTGCATGGGGCTGGACATGTCGGCGCCCTACGAAAGCTGGATGCTCGAGGAGGGCTGCGGCTTCCTGCTGGAGATGGCCCCGTCCGCGCTGCCGGTGCTGGCGCGGCAGGCCGCCGCGGCGGGCCTTGAGGCGTTCGAGGTGGCGAGGGTGACCGCCACGGGGCGGATCCGATTCGCCACGTCGCGGGACGCCGACGTGAAGGCCCTCGCGGCGCTGCGCGCGGACGGCCTCGGGGACATCTTTCCGTGA
- a CDS encoding phosphoribosylformylglycinamidine synthase subunit PurQ — protein sequence MRPLVALLRFPGVNCEFETARALHCGGAGVEWIEWGRRLDEGAFQGFVVPGGFSYEDRVRAGAVASRSEWVDALARAADRGKPVLGICNGAQVLVESGLVPGGEGHPVRLALARNGGSGAGGYLCRWTYVEVGAAAPGWLSALAGTRWPVPVAHGEGRFTSRDAEVRAAVESGNLGAVRYVGPDGSPAGDSAWDPNGSLGAAAGACDARGVALALMPHPERAAWLRQVPQDMDGPWGERRRLARTAAELMSPGPGQAIFDAFVRGARDAAR from the coding sequence GTGAGGCCGCTCGTGGCGCTGCTCCGCTTTCCGGGCGTGAACTGCGAGTTCGAGACCGCCCGCGCGCTGCATTGCGGCGGGGCCGGGGTGGAGTGGATCGAGTGGGGTCGCCGGCTGGATGAGGGCGCCTTCCAGGGCTTCGTGGTGCCGGGCGGTTTCTCCTACGAGGACCGCGTGCGCGCGGGCGCGGTGGCCTCCCGGTCGGAGTGGGTGGACGCGCTGGCCCGCGCCGCCGACCGCGGGAAGCCGGTGCTGGGCATCTGCAACGGGGCACAGGTGCTGGTGGAAAGCGGTCTGGTGCCCGGCGGCGAGGGCCACCCGGTGCGCCTGGCGCTGGCGCGCAACGGGGGCAGCGGCGCAGGCGGGTACCTGTGCCGCTGGACGTACGTGGAGGTGGGCGCGGCGGCCCCCGGCTGGCTCTCCGCGCTGGCGGGCACGCGCTGGCCGGTGCCGGTCGCGCACGGCGAGGGGCGCTTCACCAGCCGCGACGCGGAGGTGCGCGCCGCGGTGGAGAGCGGAAACCTGGGCGCGGTGCGCTACGTGGGGCCGGACGGCTCGCCGGCGGGGGACAGCGCGTGGGACCCCAACGGCAGCCTTGGCGCCGCCGCCGGCGCGTGCGACGCGCGGGGCGTGGCGCTGGCCCTGATGCCGCACCCCGAGCGTGCCGCGTGGCTGCGGCAGGTGCCGCAGGACATGGACGGGCCGTGGGGCGAGCGACGGCGGTTGGCGCGCACCGCGGCCGAGCTCATGTCGCCCGGGCCCGGACAGGCCATCTTCGACGCGTTCGTGCGCGGCGCGCGGGACGCGGCACGATGA